One Tolypothrix bouteillei VB521301 DNA window includes the following coding sequences:
- a CDS encoding peptidoglycan-binding domain-containing protein — MLTLRKGDSDNEGIYYGVTLVQELLVVLKELPSHALSGNFDETTRQAVMRFQEKVGLNVDGIVGPKTWQVLGDILLKEINNF; from the coding sequence ATGCTAACCTTGCGAAAAGGTGATAGTGACAATGAGGGAATTTACTACGGTGTCACATTGGTGCAAGAGCTTTTAGTAGTTCTAAAAGAATTGCCCTCCCATGCATTATCTGGAAATTTTGACGAGACAACACGACAAGCTGTCATGCGTTTTCAGGAAAAAGTTGGTCTAAATGTTGATGGTATTGTTGGTCCCAAAACCTGGCAAGTGTTAGGAGATATTTTGTTGAAAGAAATTAATAATTTTTGA
- a CDS encoding type II toxin-antitoxin system HicB family antitoxin yields MNDMMQYKDYFGSIHYNDEDKIFYGQVEYIRSLISFEGEDVVSLRASFEEAIDDYLALCEEKGIEPEKPFKGSFNVRVGSQLHRQAALFAQRRGMNLNKLVTDALERYLKAESLENV; encoded by the coding sequence ATGAATGACATGATGCAATACAAAGATTATTTCGGATCTATTCACTATAACGATGAAGATAAAATTTTCTACGGACAGGTGGAATATATCCGTAGTTTAATTAGTTTTGAGGGGGAAGATGTGGTTAGTCTAAGAGCTAGTTTTGAGGAAGCAATTGATGATTATTTAGCTCTTTGTGAGGAAAAAGGAATTGAACCAGAGAAGCCGTTTAAGGGTAGTTTTAATGTCCGTGTAGGTAGCCAACTTCATCGTCAAGCAGCATTATTTGCCCAACGCCGAGGAATGAATCTCAATAAGTTGGTGACGGATGCACTCGAACGCTATCTGAAGGCAGAATCGTTAGAAAATGTTTGA
- a CDS encoding FAD-dependent monooxygenase encodes MSDNQGFADRNSQPLRVIISGGSVGGLCAGLALHRIGCHVRIFEHLPDVLQSWGAGSIVQLEMSRFFFEHGIAATEATGVLSEKQQFLSIDGSIIWEEAIPQVMISWDMLHHQLRKSFPNEFYHQDNQVVSFEQSDNCVKVRLKDGQQEECDLLIEADSLGSTIRQQLLRDTVPQYAGYVAWRGTIDESVPLPEVAEFLAHNFTFYNGPGMQAICYLVPGPNGELEVGKRRFNWLWYFNVPVEELPEVMGNSQDAVQKFYWPQAQVTEKIMQQRRLEAKKSLPAVFQHLFELTEKPLIQPIYDLSVPRMAFGRVCLIGDAAFAIRPHTDAGISKAVTNAVELAQELQEARTDVVEALKSWEMTQLALGNYLRVLGVTLSNRLGLSNSSSFVLHHP; translated from the coding sequence ATGTCAGATAATCAGGGCTTCGCGGATCGAAATTCTCAACCTTTGCGCGTCATTATATCTGGTGGTTCGGTGGGTGGTTTGTGTGCTGGCTTAGCACTGCATCGCATTGGCTGTCATGTGAGAATTTTTGAACACTTGCCTGATGTTTTGCAAAGTTGGGGAGCTGGTTCTATTGTCCAATTGGAAATGAGTCGCTTTTTCTTTGAACATGGTATTGCTGCAACAGAAGCAACGGGTGTTCTGTCTGAGAAGCAACAGTTTCTATCAATTGATGGCAGCATAATTTGGGAAGAAGCAATACCACAAGTTATGATTTCCTGGGATATGCTTCACCATCAACTCAGGAAAAGTTTCCCAAATGAGTTTTACCATCAAGACAACCAAGTTGTTAGTTTTGAACAGAGTGACAACTGCGTCAAGGTACGCTTGAAAGATGGGCAACAAGAGGAGTGCGATCTGTTGATTGAGGCTGACAGTTTGGGTTCTACCATTCGTCAGCAACTGCTACGAGATACCGTTCCGCAATACGCGGGCTATGTTGCATGGCGGGGAACGATCGATGAAAGCGTTCCTTTGCCTGAAGTTGCAGAATTTTTGGCTCATAACTTTACATTCTACAACGGTCCTGGTATGCAAGCTATTTGTTATTTAGTACCGGGACCGAATGGGGAACTAGAGGTCGGAAAGCGGCGCTTTAACTGGCTTTGGTACTTTAATGTTCCTGTAGAAGAATTACCTGAAGTGATGGGTAACAGCCAAGATGCTGTACAAAAATTTTACTGGCCTCAAGCACAAGTCACAGAAAAAATCATGCAACAGCGCCGTCTGGAGGCAAAGAAGAGTTTACCTGCAGTATTTCAGCATTTGTTTGAACTGACAGAAAAACCTTTGATTCAGCCAATCTACGATCTGTCAGTACCTCGTATGGCTTTCGGACGAGTGTGTTTGATCGGTGATGCAGCATTTGCGATCCGTCCTCATACAGATGCTGGTATTTCCAAAGCTGTTACAAATGCTGTTGAACTAGCACAAGAGTTACAGGAAGCTCGCACTGATGTGGTAGAAGCGCTTAAAAGTTGGGAAATGACTCAATTGGCTTTAGGGAATTACCTGAGAGTTTTAGGAGTGACGTTGAGCAACCGTTTGGGGCTTTCTAACTCTTCATCGTTTGTTCTTCATCACCCGTAA
- a CDS encoding nickel-dependent hydrogenase large subunit: MTIQTLDISPVGRVEGDLDVRVDIEDGYVVNAWTHAELFRGFEVILRGKDPQAGLIVTPRVCGICGASHLTSAAWALDTAWGTEVPRNAILARNLGQIVETIQSIPRYFYGLFAIDLTNKKYQQSSFYEEACRRFAAFTGKSYELGITISSKPVEIYALFGGQWPHSSYMVPGGVMCAPTLTDITRAWSILEYFRTNWLEPVWLGCSLERYEQINTYEDFMVWLEENPNHANSDLGFYWRMGLDIGLDKYGAGVGKYVTWGYLPHESKYQKPTIEGRNAALIMKSGVYDSFNDTHTSTDCGVVRENTTHSWYDEGTEDIHPFNRTTKPIKKNIKDFQGKYSWSTAVRHKEYGRLEAGALARQLVAGGKHGESWQHYDGFILNVFKQLGGASIHLRQLARVHEMVKLYRQAEHCLREFRLNDPWYIKPKEKDGQGWGATEAARGALCHWLHIEGGKIKNYQIMAPSTWNIGPRDAEGIRGPIEEALVGTPILDSTDPVEVGHVARSFDSCLVCTVHAHDAKTGQELARFRTA; this comes from the coding sequence ATGACAATCCAAACATTAGATATTTCTCCCGTTGGGAGAGTTGAAGGCGATTTAGATGTTCGCGTAGATATAGAAGATGGGTATGTAGTTAACGCTTGGACTCATGCCGAACTTTTTCGCGGGTTTGAAGTTATTTTACGGGGAAAAGACCCTCAAGCTGGATTAATTGTGACACCTCGCGTCTGCGGTATCTGCGGTGCTTCCCACTTAACGAGTGCTGCTTGGGCATTAGATACAGCATGGGGAACGGAGGTTCCGCGCAATGCAATTTTGGCAAGGAATTTGGGTCAAATTGTTGAAACTATTCAAAGTATTCCCCGTTACTTTTACGGTCTATTTGCAATTGACTTGACCAACAAAAAGTACCAGCAAAGTTCTTTTTACGAAGAAGCATGCAGGCGCTTTGCGGCGTTTACTGGCAAATCTTACGAGCTTGGTATTACAATTTCCAGCAAACCAGTAGAAATTTACGCCCTTTTTGGCGGTCAATGGCCACATTCTAGCTACATGGTTCCTGGTGGTGTGATGTGCGCCCCTACCCTAACGGACATTACCCGTGCTTGGTCAATTCTTGAATATTTCCGCACCAATTGGTTGGAACCAGTATGGTTGGGTTGTTCTTTAGAACGTTACGAACAAATCAACACCTATGAAGACTTCATGGTTTGGTTGGAAGAAAACCCAAACCATGCCAATTCTGACTTGGGTTTTTACTGGCGTATGGGTTTGGATATTGGTTTGGATAAATATGGTGCAGGTGTAGGTAAGTATGTAACTTGGGGTTACCTACCTCACGAGTCAAAATACCAAAAACCAACAATAGAGGGACGAAATGCAGCCTTAATTATGAAGAGTGGGGTATATGATAGTTTTAATGATACCCATACTTCTACGGATTGTGGTGTTGTTAGAGAAAATACAACTCACTCTTGGTATGACGAAGGAACAGAAGACATTCACCCATTTAACCGCACAACCAAACCTATTAAAAAAAATATCAAAGATTTTCAAGGGAAATATTCTTGGTCCACAGCAGTACGTCATAAAGAATACGGACGGTTAGAAGCCGGAGCACTTGCACGCCAGTTAGTCGCAGGTGGCAAACATGGTGAATCTTGGCAGCATTATGACGGATTTATTCTTAATGTATTTAAGCAGTTGGGCGGTGCAAGTATTCATTTACGTCAACTCGCACGCGTTCATGAAATGGTCAAGTTGTATCGACAAGCAGAACACTGTCTGCGTGAGTTCCGGTTAAACGACCCTTGGTATATTAAACCTAAAGAAAAAGACGGACAGGGTTGGGGCGCAACAGAAGCAGCAAGAGGTGCTTTGTGTCACTGGCTACACATTGAAGGTGGTAAGATTAAAAATTACCAAATTATGGCTCCCAGTACCTGGAATATAGGACCTCGCGATGCTGAAGGGATACGCGGACCTATTGAAGAAGCTTTGGTTGGAACACCTATATTGGACTCAACCGATCCAGTAGAAGTTGGTCACGTAGCGCGATCGTTTGATTCTTGTCTTGTTTGTACCGTTCACGCTCACGACGCAAAAACGGGTCAAGAACTCGCACGTTTTCGGACAGCATAA
- a CDS encoding hydrogenase small subunit, which produces MTNVLWLQGGACSGNTISFLNAEEPTVCDLIADFGIKVLWHPSLGLELGDRLQALLRDCISGKIPLDILVFEGSVVNAPNGTGNWNRFAERPMKDWLLDLSKVAKFVVAVGDCATWGGIPATAPNPSQSQGLQFLKRQKGGFLGTEYRSQAGLPVINIPGCPAHPDWISQILVAIATGRLSDITLDEFNRPQTFFKSFTQTGCTRNVHFAYKASVAEFGQRKGCLFYDLGCRGPMTHSSCNRILWNRVSSKTRAGMPCLGCTEPEFPFYDLEPGTVFKTQTLMGVPKDIPPGMKRQDYAFLTVVAKNMVPTWAEEDIFTV; this is translated from the coding sequence ATGACTAACGTACTCTGGTTGCAAGGTGGTGCCTGTTCGGGCAACACCATATCATTTTTAAATGCTGAAGAACCTACAGTCTGCGATTTAATCGCTGATTTCGGCATTAAAGTCCTATGGCATCCATCTTTAGGTCTGGAACTAGGCGATCGCTTGCAGGCGCTTTTACGGGACTGTATTTCTGGAAAAATTCCTCTTGATATATTAGTCTTTGAAGGTAGTGTAGTCAATGCTCCCAACGGAACAGGTAACTGGAATCGGTTTGCCGAGCGTCCTATGAAAGATTGGCTGCTCGATTTATCAAAAGTTGCTAAATTTGTTGTAGCAGTAGGAGACTGCGCGACCTGGGGAGGAATACCAGCCACTGCTCCCAATCCCAGCCAATCGCAGGGATTGCAGTTTCTCAAACGGCAAAAGGGTGGTTTTTTAGGAACAGAATATCGATCTCAAGCAGGTCTTCCAGTCATTAATATCCCTGGATGTCCAGCTCATCCTGACTGGATTAGCCAAATATTAGTTGCGATCGCAACAGGGCGTTTGAGCGACATAACCCTTGACGAATTCAACCGCCCGCAAACATTTTTCAAAAGTTTTACACAAACAGGTTGTACCCGTAACGTCCATTTTGCCTATAAAGCATCAGTTGCAGAGTTTGGTCAGCGCAAAGGATGCTTGTTCTACGACTTAGGATGTCGCGGTCCCATGACTCATTCTTCATGTAACCGTATTTTATGGAACCGAGTCTCCTCCAAAACCCGTGCGGGAATGCCATGTTTGGGGTGTACCGAACCAGAATTCCCCTTCTACGACCTCGAACCAGGAACAGTGTTTAAGACACAAACCCTGATGGGAGTTCCTAAAGATATACCCCCAGGAATGAAAAGGCAAGACTATGCTTTTCTTACCGTTGTCGCTAAGAACATGGTACCTACCTGGGCAGAAGAAGATATTTTTACAGTTTAG
- the hypD gene encoding hydrogenase formation protein HypD, with amino-acid sequence MKYVDEFREPRKALSLLKEIEKLSQQLKKPVKIMEICGGHTHSIFKYGIEDILPKTIELIHGPGCPVCVMPKGKLDDAIAISQNPNVILATFGDTMRVPGSKSSLLQAKARGADIRMVYSPLDSLQIARDNPDKEIVFFALGFETTAPSTALTLLQAASEEINNFSMFCNHVLVIPALKALLDNPDLQLDGFVGPGHVSMVIGTDPYEFICQKYYKPIVISGFEPLDIFQSVWMLLQQILENRCEVENQYNRFVEKTGNSVAIAAMNEVFEVRENFEWRGLGDLPYSGLKIRSDYAQFDAELKFPVPNLKVADHKACQCGEILKGVLKPWQCKVFGTACTPETPIGTCMVSSEGACAAYYKYGRFSKMVGKGMVELEKTSNIF; translated from the coding sequence ATGAAATACGTTGATGAATTCAGAGAACCGAGAAAAGCTTTATCTTTGCTCAAAGAAATTGAAAAATTATCGCAACAGCTAAAAAAGCCCGTCAAGATTATGGAAATTTGTGGCGGACATACTCATTCTATTTTTAAATACGGTATTGAGGACATTTTACCTAAAACTATTGAATTAATTCACGGTCCTGGTTGTCCTGTCTGTGTAATGCCAAAGGGAAAACTAGATGATGCTATTGCTATCAGCCAAAATCCCAATGTCATTTTAGCGACCTTTGGCGACACAATGCGAGTCCCCGGTTCAAAATCAAGTTTGTTGCAAGCCAAAGCACGAGGTGCGGATATCCGTATGGTTTATTCGCCTTTAGACAGTTTACAAATCGCTAGGGATAACCCTGACAAAGAGATTGTTTTCTTTGCTTTAGGCTTTGAAACAACAGCCCCCAGTACAGCTTTGACTCTTTTGCAAGCAGCATCTGAAGAAATCAATAACTTTAGTATGTTTTGCAATCACGTCCTTGTGATTCCTGCTCTAAAAGCATTATTAGATAATCCAGATTTACAACTAGATGGTTTTGTCGGTCCCGGTCATGTCAGTATGGTTATAGGTACTGACCCGTATGAGTTTATTTGTCAAAAGTATTATAAACCAATTGTTATTTCCGGGTTTGAACCTTTAGATATTTTTCAATCGGTTTGGATGCTATTACAACAAATTCTAGAAAATCGTTGTGAAGTAGAAAATCAATACAATCGATTTGTAGAAAAAACAGGAAATTCTGTAGCGATCGCAGCGATGAACGAAGTTTTTGAAGTGCGAGAAAATTTTGAGTGGCGTGGGTTAGGAGATCTCCCATATTCTGGCTTAAAAATTCGTTCTGACTACGCTCAATTTGATGCAGAATTAAAATTTCCCGTCCCCAATCTTAAAGTTGCTGACCACAAGGCTTGTCAGTGTGGGGAAATTCTCAAAGGAGTTTTAAAGCCATGGCAATGTAAAGTCTTTGGTACAGCTTGCACTCCAGAAACACCGATCGGGACTTGCATGGTGTCTTCTGAAGGTGCTTGTGCGGCATACTACAAGTATGGTCGCTTTTCAAAGATGGTTGGGAAAGGGATGGTAGAGCTAGAAAAGACCTCAAACATTTTCTAA
- a CDS encoding iron-containing alcohol dehydrogenase, translated as MSKILTPTSESEQPVTSNTLKKGKTHLSCMELVIKHIRSRPYTSALLVKDINLYGSAAVSRCLKKLKDEGLIDRIWDQRKMCFVYYNVKL; from the coding sequence ATGAGCAAGATACTCACTCCAACAAGTGAAAGCGAGCAACCAGTCACTTCAAACACGCTAAAAAAAGGTAAAACTCATCTTTCCTGTATGGAACTTGTTATCAAACACATACGTTCTAGACCATACACAAGTGCTTTGTTAGTGAAAGATATCAATTTGTACGGCTCAGCGGCTGTTAGCAGATGTTTAAAAAAGCTCAAAGATGAAGGTTTGATAGATCGTATATGGGATCAAAGAAAAATGTGCTTTGTTTATTACAATGTCAAGCTTTGA
- a CDS encoding type II toxin-antitoxin system HicA family toxin: MTRREKLIERFLRRPKDFTWEELVSVLSGFGFEEVSTGKTGGSRRRFLNDAGVVVTLHKPHPQNILKRYQIEQIIEILQREELL, encoded by the coding sequence ATGACCCGTAGAGAGAAATTGATTGAGCGGTTTCTCCGTCGTCCTAAAGATTTTACCTGGGAGGAGTTGGTCAGCGTGCTTTCTGGGTTTGGTTTTGAAGAAGTCAGCACGGGAAAGACTGGAGGATCGAGGCGGCGTTTTCTCAATGATGCAGGAGTAGTTGTAACATTACACAAACCCCATCCTCAAAATATTCTTAAACGGTATCAAATTGAACAAATTATTGAGATTCTCCAGAGGGAGGAGTTGTTATGA
- a CDS encoding hydrogenase maturation protease, translated as MFTIIGCGNLNRSDDAVGVIIAQKLQQYLIQHPHPQVRVYDCGTAGMEVMFQARGSKKLMILDASSTGSEPGAIFKVPGEELEALPEPSYNLHDFRWDNALAAGRKIFKEDFPEEVTVYLIEAENLDFGFELSSTVKSSAEVVFQEIISIIQRSQ; from the coding sequence ATGTTTACCATTATAGGTTGTGGAAATCTTAATCGTAGCGATGATGCTGTAGGCGTAATCATTGCTCAAAAGTTACAGCAATATCTTATCCAACATCCCCATCCTCAAGTGAGAGTTTATGATTGCGGTACAGCAGGGATGGAAGTGATGTTTCAAGCAAGAGGTAGCAAAAAATTAATGATTCTGGATGCTAGCTCCACGGGTTCCGAACCGGGAGCTATTTTTAAAGTTCCAGGAGAAGAACTCGAAGCGTTACCAGAACCGAGCTATAACTTACATGATTTTCGTTGGGACAATGCACTGGCTGCGGGTAGGAAAATTTTCAAAGAAGACTTTCCTGAAGAAGTCACAGTTTATTTAATAGAAGCAGAAAATCTGGATTTTGGTTTTGAGTTAAGTTCTACAGTCAAATCTTCTGCTGAAGTAGTTTTTCAAGAAATTATTTCTATAATTCAGCGATCGCAGTAA
- a CDS encoding nickel-dependent hydrogenase large subunit, with product MTIQTLDISPVGRVEGDLDVRVDIEDGYVVNAWTHAELFRGFEIILRGKDPQAGLIATPRICGICGGSHLTCASWALDTAWGTEVPRNAILARNLGQIVETIQSIPRYFYGLFAIDLTHKKYQQSSFYEEACRRFAAFTGKSYELGVTISGKPVEIYALLGGQWPHSSYMVPGGVMCAPTLTDITRAWSILEYFRTNWLEPVWLGCSLERYEQIKTYEDFMVWLEENPNHANSDLGFYWRMGLDIGLDKYGAGVGKYVTWGYLPHEDKYQKPTIASRNAAMIMKSGVYDSFSDTHTLMDHTFARENTAHAWYDEGTEDIHPFNRVTQPIEQNDKDFENAYSWSTAVRHQDYGRLEAGALARQLVAGGTHGESWQHYDGFILSAFKAMGGASTHLRQLARVHEIVKLYRQAEHCLREFRLNDPWYIKPTEKDGRGWGATEAARGSLCHWVELENGKIKNYQVIAPTTWNVGPRDAQGVRGPIEEALIGTPIVDSSDPIEVGHVARSFDSCLVCTVHAHDAKTGQELARFRTA from the coding sequence ATGACAATCCAAACATTAGATATATCCCCCGTTGGGAGAGTCGAGGGCGATTTAGATGTTCGCGTAGATATAGAAGATGGGTATGTAGTTAACGCTTGGACTCATGCCGAACTTTTTCGCGGGTTTGAAATTATTCTCCGAGGTAAAGACCCCCAAGCAGGATTAATTGCAACTCCTCGTATTTGCGGTATTTGCGGTGGTTCTCACCTGACTTGTGCATCGTGGGCATTAGATACAGCATGGGGAACGGAAGTTCCACGCAATGCAATTTTGGCAAGGAATTTGGGTCAAATCGTTGAAACTATTCAAAGCATTCCTCGCTACTTTTACGGTTTGTTTGCGATCGATCTTACGCATAAAAAGTACCAGCAAAGTTCTTTTTACGAAGAAGCATGCAGGCGCTTTGCGGCGTTTACTGGCAAATCTTACGAACTCGGTGTCACAATTTCTGGCAAGCCAGTAGAAATTTATGCATTACTGGGAGGACAGTGGCCACATTCTAGCTACATGGTTCCTGGTGGTGTGATGTGCGCCCCTACCCTAACGGATATTACCCGTGCTTGGTCAATTCTTGAATATTTCCGCACCAATTGGTTGGAACCAGTATGGTTGGGTTGTTCTTTAGAACGTTACGAACAAATTAAAACCTATGAAGACTTCATGGTTTGGTTAGAAGAAAACCCAAATCATGCCAATTCTGACTTGGGTTTTTACTGGCGTATGGGTTTGGATATTGGTTTGGATAAATATGGTGCAGGTGTAGGTAAGTATGTAACTTGGGGATATTTACCTCATGAAGATAAGTACCAAAAGCCTACAATTGCCTCGCGTAATGCTGCCATGATTATGAAGAGTGGAGTGTATGACAGTTTTAGCGATACTCACACTCTCATGGATCATACCTTTGCTCGCGAAAATACCGCTCACGCCTGGTATGACGAAGGAACAGAAGATATTCATCCTTTCAATCGCGTAACTCAACCAATTGAGCAGAACGACAAAGACTTTGAAAATGCTTACTCTTGGTCAACTGCAGTCCGTCATCAAGACTATGGGCGTTTGGAAGCTGGAGCACTTGCCCGTCAGTTAGTAGCAGGTGGCACACATGGGGAATCTTGGCAGCATTACGATGGATTTATCTTGAGTGCATTCAAAGCAATGGGTGGAGCAAGTACTCACCTACGTCAGCTTGCACGAGTGCATGAAATTGTCAAGTTGTACCGACAAGCAGAACATTGCTTGCGTGAGTTCCGATTAAATGACCCTTGGTATATTAAACCCACGGAGAAAGACGGACGCGGTTGGGGTGCAACAGAAGCAGCACGGGGTTCTCTATGCCATTGGGTGGAATTAGAAAATGGCAAGATAAAAAACTACCAAGTGATTGCTCCCACAACTTGGAACGTAGGACCGAGAGATGCTCAAGGGGTACGCGGACCTATTGAAGAAGCTTTGATTGGAACGCCTATTGTGGATTCTAGCGATCCTATTGAAGTTGGACACGTAGCGCGATCGTTTGACTCTTGTCTCGTTTGTACCGTTCATGCTCATGATGCAAAAACGGGTCAAGAACTCGCACGTTTTCGGACAGCATAA
- a CDS encoding NifU family protein, which produces MTQETLEELVTEISRFEAIIAEWDETQRGVAAGLKRAIEALHKEALTRLIKSVKQESMAALRNAVQDEVVYGVLLYHELIKPPVPPLSQRIQEALEQIRPGLKSHNGDVQLVAIKPPDTVEVKLIGACGHCPASNLTLSQSIEQAIKTSCPEITHVIAVH; this is translated from the coding sequence ATGACTCAAGAAACACTTGAAGAATTAGTTACAGAAATCAGCAGATTTGAAGCAATTATTGCTGAATGGGATGAAACCCAAAGAGGAGTAGCCGCAGGTTTAAAACGAGCAATTGAAGCTTTACACAAAGAAGCTTTGACACGTTTAATTAAAAGTGTTAAGCAAGAATCCATGGCAGCGCTACGCAATGCGGTTCAAGATGAAGTCGTATATGGAGTCTTGCTGTATCACGAACTGATAAAACCCCCTGTACCACCTTTATCACAACGCATTCAAGAAGCTCTTGAGCAAATCCGTCCGGGGTTAAAAAGCCATAATGGAGATGTCCAACTAGTTGCTATTAAACCACCAGACACGGTGGAAGTAAAATTAATAGGAGCTTGCGGTCATTGTCCGGCTTCCAATCTCACATTATCTCAAAGCATCGAACAGGCAATAAAAACATCTTGTCCTGAAATTACCCACGTTATCGCAGTTCATTGA
- a CDS encoding HypC/HybG/HupF family hydrogenase formation chaperone, translating into MCLGIPGQITEITDIEKKLAVVDIAGVKRQVNIACIVDEHHPVQSCVGDWVLVHVGFAMSRINEQEAAQTIQLLEELANFVNN; encoded by the coding sequence ATGTGTTTGGGAATCCCCGGTCAAATTACAGAAATCACAGATATTGAAAAAAAATTAGCTGTTGTTGATATTGCTGGTGTAAAGCGCCAAGTCAATATTGCTTGTATTGTGGACGAACACCACCCAGTTCAATCGTGTGTTGGAGATTGGGTACTTGTCCACGTTGGTTTTGCCATGAGTAGAATTAACGAACAAGAAGCAGCCCAAACAATCCAACTCTTAGAAGAACTGGCAAATTTTGTTAATAATTAG
- a CDS encoding hydrogenase small subunit: MANLLWLQGGACSGNTMSFLNAEAPTVCDLITDFGINVLWHPSLGLELGTNLQTMLWQCLLGKISIDILVFEGTVINAPDGTGEWNRFADRPMKDWLRDLSQVANTVVAVGDCACWGGIPAMTPNPSESTGLQFLKRQEGGFLGKDFRAKSGSPVINIPGCPAHPDWITQILVAIATNRIGDLVLDELHRPQTFFNTYTQTGCTRNIHFAYKASTTEFGQRKGCLFYDLGCRGPMTHSSCNRILWNRVSSKTRAGMPCLGCTEPEFPFYDLKPGTVFKTQTVMGVPKDLPTGVNKKDYALLTLVSKDTMPAWAEDDFFTI; the protein is encoded by the coding sequence ATGGCTAACTTATTATGGCTGCAAGGTGGTGCTTGTTCGGGCAACACGATGTCATTTCTCAATGCTGAAGCACCAACGGTTTGCGACCTCATCACTGACTTTGGTATTAACGTACTTTGGCATCCGTCTCTAGGTTTGGAACTCGGTACAAACTTGCAAACAATGCTGTGGCAATGCCTTTTAGGAAAAATTTCCATAGATATTCTTGTCTTTGAAGGCACAGTTATTAATGCACCAGATGGAACTGGGGAGTGGAACCGTTTTGCCGACCGTCCCATGAAAGACTGGTTGCGCGATCTATCACAAGTAGCCAACACTGTTGTTGCAGTGGGAGACTGCGCCTGTTGGGGAGGAATACCAGCAATGACACCCAATCCCAGTGAATCTACAGGATTGCAGTTTCTCAAACGTCAAGAAGGCGGGTTTTTAGGTAAAGACTTTCGCGCTAAATCGGGATCGCCCGTTATCAATATTCCTGGATGTCCAGCCCATCCTGATTGGATTACTCAAATATTAGTTGCGATCGCGACAAATCGAATTGGCGATTTAGTTCTTGACGAACTACACCGTCCCCAAACCTTCTTCAACACTTATACCCAAACAGGCTGCACTCGCAATATCCATTTTGCTTACAAAGCGTCTACCACCGAATTTGGTCAGCGTAAAGGATGCTTGTTTTACGACTTAGGATGTCGCGGACCGATGACCCATTCTTCTTGCAACCGCATTTTATGGAATCGAGTCTCCTCCAAAACCCGTGCGGGAATGCCATGTTTGGGTTGTACCGAACCAGAATTTCCCTTCTACGATCTCAAGCCAGGAACAGTATTTAAGACGCAAACAGTCATGGGAGTTCCTAAAGACTTACCGACAGGAGTTAATAAGAAAGACTACGCCCTACTCACTCTTGTTTCAAAAGACACTATGCCAGCATGGGCAGAAGATGATTTTTTTACGATTTAG